TCTTCTATGCGAAGAGCATATTCCCGAAGTTTTTGGTGAGCCTTAGCTAACTTTTCCCGGCTTTGGCGTTCTGCTAGCAAGGCATTAATTAATAGTAACACAAAAACCAACACCAAGCCAAACATTAACCCTGAATTTAGTACCAGATGCCAGATTAACGTTCTAAAATGTTCATTGGGTATTGATTTTTGTATCAAAGCTGCTACAGGCGGTAGTTTGGGGACTGGTGCTCGTACAACATACATATTCCGTAATGGTAGCAACCAAGTAAAAACAAAAGATAGAAAAGCGAGACCTGCTACCAGCAAGCGTCCGCTTAGTTTAAAAAGCAAGCAACTGCGAATGACGAGAATTAACGCAAGTGCAGGTGAAATACCCATGAATCGACTACTCATCATAATTGCTAAAAAAATCAGTCCAAACTCAACCCCTGTATAAAGTATTTTTATAATTAAGGATTTAGCAGTTGGTAACCACAAACCTACTATTCCAAAGCTAGCAATACATAAAAATAATGGCAGTCGATCTTGAGAAGAAATGTGAGGAGGTAGAAATGCTGGATGTGGAACTTCTACTAAGGGGAACTCGACCAGAAGCGCAATGCCTAAAAGTATCCACTCAAGATAAAGTAGTAAGCGAAAGGGATGAGGCTTGGGCTGAATCAGAGGTCGCACGACAGCAGTTATAGTTTTTTTCACTCTACAAGACAAGGTTTGGTAGTATAGAAATTTTATTTGATTTTTGAAACATATGTAGTAAGTAGAGCATCGGGCATTAGACATAGTAAGAAATAATTTATTGCCTCTTGCCCATTTTTATACGTCCTGGTGCAATTCTGCATAGGTTCGTAAAAATCCGAAAATACGTAGGTTGGGTTGAGGAAC
This genomic interval from Scytonema hofmannii PCC 7110 contains the following:
- a CDS encoding sensor histidine kinase; this encodes MKKTITAVVRPLIQPKPHPFRLLLYLEWILLGIALLVEFPLVEVPHPAFLPPHISSQDRLPLFLCIASFGIVGLWLPTAKSLIIKILYTGVEFGLIFLAIMMSSRFMGISPALALILVIRSCLLFKLSGRLLVAGLAFLSFVFTWLLPLRNMYVVRAPVPKLPPVAALIQKSIPNEHFRTLIWHLVLNSGLMFGLVLVFVLLLINALLAERQSREKLAKAHQKLREYALRIEDQATLQERNRIAREIHDSLGHSLTAQSIQLENALVFLQSNLEKAKTFLLEAKQLGSNALKEVRMSVATLRCEPLYGKSLESALTVLLVDFQRRTGITPNCIFNLSQSLPAEVCTASYRIIQEALTNTAKHSNATHVKINIQVTVNLLSLEISDNGKGFNPHQNTTGFGLQGMRERTLALGGQFHIDSKPGEGCCITALLPY